CGCCGACGTGGTCGAACACGGCGTCGACCCCGTCCGGTGCCAGCGCGCGGACCCGGGCCGGCACGTCGCCGCGGTAGTCGAGCGCGGTCGCGCCGAGCGCGGTCACGACGTCCAGGTTGCGCGCCGACGCGGTACCGATCACCCGGATCCCGGCCGTCCGGGCGAGCTGCACGAGCGTCGTGCCGACGCCGCCGCTCGCGCCGTGGACCAGGATCGTGCCGCCCTCGCGCACCTTCGCGATGCGGTGCAGCATCTGGTACGCCGTGATGCCGTTGACGACGAACGTCTCGGCCTCGGCGGCGTCCAGCCCGGCCGGCACCGGGACCAGGTCCGCGGCCGGGACGACGAGGTGGCTGCTCCAGCCGCCGATCTTGGTCAGCGCGGCCACGCGGCGCCCGACCAGCGCCGGGTCGGCGGCTTCGAGGACCGTGCCGACGACGTCGTACCCGGGCACGAACGGGAACGGCGGCTGGTCGTAGTACTTCCCGCGGCGCATCTGCTGCTCGGCGAAGGAGATCCCGCTCGCTTCGACGCGGACGAGGGCTTCGCCGGCGCCGGGCCGCGGCAGCTCGCGGTGCTCGACGCGCAGGCCGGCCGGCTCGACGAGGCCGGGGAGGACGATGGCGGTGGTGGTGGTCATGGTGACTTCCTTCCAGAGTGTGAGTGACTGGTCAATCACTCGACGGGCGTGCGAAAGCCCCGAAGCGGGGCGGGTTCAGTTCTTGCCGGGGTGGCGGATGCCGGCGGCGAGCACGGCGGCCCAGTCGCCGGTGTGGTCGTCGAGGTCGAGGGTGGCGATGAGGTGGCAGAGCTGGCCGTAGGCGATGAAGCGCTGGACCTGCTCGCCGCCGGCGCCGGAGCGCTCGAGGGCGAGTTCGGTGACTTTCGCCAGGCCGCGCCGGAGGGCGTCGGCGATCTCCGGCGTGTCGGCGGCCGACTGGGCGTGCACCTGCAGCATCAGCAGGTTCCGGTCGGCGATGAGCTCGGCGTAGGCGCCGCCCATCGCGTGGAGGATCTTGTCGGGGTCTTCGCCGTCGGCGCGGGCGGCCCCGTTCGACAACGCGTGCGCGACGAGCTCGTAGCACCGGTCGAGCGCGGCGACGAAGAGGGAAACCTTGCCGGGGAACAACTTGAAGACGTAGGCGGGGGAGATGTCGGCCCGCGCGGCCACGGCGCTGATCGGCGTGCTGTGGTACCCGCCCCGGGCGAACTCGGCGATGGCGGCGTCCACGACGACGTCGCGCCGGGCGTCGGAGGTGGAGAGCGTGGCACCGCGTTTCGTCATGTGAGTGACTGTACACTCACTCTGGTCGGCGAAGCAAGCCCGCCGATCCGCACGCTGCCGTCATCCCACTCTGGACCCGCCGTGCTCGTGAATCAGCGAGTCCGGTCACATGGCCCAGCGGCGGAAGCCGCCCTCGGCGTTGATGACCTGACCGGTGATCCACTGGCTGTCCTCGGACGCCAGCCACCGGACGAGCCGGGCGACTTCGGCAGGGCTGCCCCACCGGCCCGCGGGCAGGGCGCGCCCGACGCGTTCGGTGAGGTCCGGGTCCGCCCATCCGGTGTCGACCGGCCCGGGGTTGAGCGTGTTGACCGTGATCCCCCGATCGGCCAGCGCGTCGGACAGGCTGAGCGTCATCTGGTGGATCGCGCCCTTGCTGATCGCGTACGGCAGCTCCTGGCTCATCGGCGCCAGGTGCTGACCGGAGGTGAACAGGATGATTCGCCCGCCGGGGCGCTCGTCGTCGTGAGCGGCGGCGAACGCCTGCGTCAGCAGCACGCTCGCGCGGGCGTTCACCGCCCAGGTCAGATCCAGCTCGGCGGCGGTGACTTCGGTGAGGCTCTGGTTCGAGCTCCGAGCGTGGTTGGCGACCACCACGTCGACCGCGCCGAACGCCTCGACCGCGGCGCCCACCACCAGCCCGGGTGCCTGCGGGTCGGCGAAGTCGGCCGCGACGTGCCGCAGCCGGTGACCCTCACCGCCGAGCAGTTCCACAATCCCGGCATCGCCGACCGGATCGGTGCCCCAGGGTTGTTCCGCGTCGTGCGGGGACCACGAGTGCACGAGCACCGAGGCGCCCGCCGCCAGCATTTCCCGGGCCACCGCGAAACCGATCCCCGCTCGCCGGCTGACCCCGGTCACCACCGCGACCCGGCCCTCCAACGACGAACCGGATCCGACGCTGCTCCCACCACTCGTCACACCGTGGACCTTAGCCACCGGCGTCGCCCGGTCAGCCGTGCTCGGGGGAGCCGCCCATCATCCGCAGCATCCCGGCGCCGCCCGTCCGGAGGAAGCGGGTCACCAACGCCGCCGCGAGCAGCAGGAAGACGAGGTTCAGCCACGTCGTGTAGTTCCACGACACGCCTTCCCGCATCACGGTCGCCGAGCGCTCGGCCGGGATCAGGCCCGCGACGCCGAAGAGCAGTTCGACGACGTACCCGGCGCCGGCCATCGCGGCGTAGAACGTGCCGAGCAGCACCAGCGTCATCCGCGCGCCGTAGTACTTCCGGTAGATGTTGAGGATCGGCAGGATCAGCAGGTCGGCGAAGAGGAACGCGACGACGCCGCCGAAGCTGATGCCGCCGTTCCACAGCACCGCGGCCAGTGGCACGTTGCCGATCGAGCAGACGAACGCGAGGATCGCGACGACCGGCCCGATGATCGGCCCCCACACCGCCGACGCGACCGGGTGGTCGGTGAAGAACAAGGCGCGCCACCACGACTCGGGGACCCACGCGCCGACCGCGCCGGCGATCAGCAGCCCGATCACCAGGTCGCGCAGGATCGCCGCCCACTCCATGACGAACACGTGCGCCACCGCGGTGAAGCCGTCCGCCGAGAACAGCCGCTGCCGGAACGTTCCCGGGCCCGGGACGGACATGTCCATCGCCGCGTGGCCCTCCATCGACCCGGCGATGCCCTTCTCGGCCTGTTCGCGGGCCTCCTCCAGCAGCCGGCGGCGG
This genomic window from Amycolatopsis mongoliensis contains:
- a CDS encoding medium chain dehydrogenase/reductase family protein; the encoded protein is MTTTTAIVLPGLVEPAGLRVEHRELPRPGAGEALVRVEASGISFAEQQMRRGKYYDQPPFPFVPGYDVVGTVLEAADPALVGRRVAALTKIGGWSSHLVVPAADLVPVPAGLDAAEAETFVVNGITAYQMLHRIAKVREGGTILVHGASGGVGTTLVQLARTAGIRVIGTASARNLDVVTALGATALDYRGDVPARVRALAPDGVDAVFDHVGGPGIVDSFRLLAPGGTLVAYGSASTRDTGGSPRLPVLKLFARLLWWNALPNRRRTHFYNVWGGKRNLTRFRARLAEDLTAVFDLAATGALKAQVAARIPLAEAAKALTLAESGTVTGKVVLVP
- a CDS encoding SDR family oxidoreductase; translation: MTSGGSSVGSGSSLEGRVAVVTGVSRRAGIGFAVAREMLAAGASVLVHSWSPHDAEQPWGTDPVGDAGIVELLGGEGHRLRHVAADFADPQAPGLVVGAAVEAFGAVDVVVANHARSSNQSLTEVTAAELDLTWAVNARASVLLTQAFAAAHDDERPGGRIILFTSGQHLAPMSQELPYAISKGAIHQMTLSLSDALADRGITVNTLNPGPVDTGWADPDLTERVGRALPAGRWGSPAEVARLVRWLASEDSQWITGQVINAEGGFRRWAM
- a CDS encoding TetR/AcrR family transcriptional regulator, translated to MTKRGATLSTSDARRDVVVDAAIAEFARGGYHSTPISAVAARADISPAYVFKLFPGKVSLFVAALDRCYELVAHALSNGAARADGEDPDKILHAMGGAYAELIADRNLLMLQVHAQSAADTPEIADALRRGLAKVTELALERSGAGGEQVQRFIAYGQLCHLIATLDLDDHTGDWAAVLAAGIRHPGKN
- a CDS encoding permease; the encoded protein is MAAIGEALALAGSMTWEILWALILGFFLSAVVQAVVRKSTIVRLMGDDRPRTLALASVLGAASSSCSYAAVALARSLFRRGAHFTAAMAFEIGSTNLVVELGIILALLMGWQFTAAEFAGGPIMIVLLAVLFRIFVRRRLLEEAREQAEKGIAGSMEGHAAMDMSVPGPGTFRQRLFSADGFTAVAHVFVMEWAAILRDLVIGLLIAGAVGAWVPESWWRALFFTDHPVASAVWGPIIGPVVAILAFVCSIGNVPLAAVLWNGGISFGGVVAFLFADLLILPILNIYRKYYGARMTLVLLGTFYAAMAGAGYVVELLFGVAGLIPAERSATVMREGVSWNYTTWLNLVFLLLAAALVTRFLRTGGAGMLRMMGGSPEHG